A region of the Ovis canadensis isolate MfBH-ARS-UI-01 breed Bighorn chromosome 10, ARS-UI_OviCan_v2, whole genome shotgun sequence genome:
TCGGGTGGTCAGCCAGCACTCCTACCCACTCAACCGCTTCTCGTCGGTGCCCCTGGACCCCATGGAGCGCCCCACGTCGCAGGCGGACCTGGAGCTGGATTACAACCCGCCGCGGGTGCAGCTCAGCGACGAGATGTTCGTGTTCCAGGACGGGCGCTGGGTGAGCGAGAACTGCCGGCTGCAGTCGCCCTACTTCTCCCCGTCCTCGTCCTTCCACCACAAGCTGCACCACAAGAGGCTGGCCAAGGAGTGCCTGCTGCAGGAGAACAAGACGCTGCGCGAGGAGAACAGGGCGCTGCGCGATGAGAACCGCATGCTCCGCAAGGAGAACAAGATCCTGCAGGTCTTCTGGGAGGAGCACCAGGCCGCGCTGGGCCGCGACGACAGCCGGGCCTCCTCGCCGCTGCTGCACAAGGACAACGCCGCGTCCGTGGAGGCGATGAAGAAGGAGCCGGCGCTGCAGGCGCACCGCGGCCGGGAGAACAACACCCTGCAGCTCCTCCGCGAGGAGAACCGGGCCCTGCAGCAGCTGCTAGAGCAGAGGAAGGCCTACTGGGCCCAGCCCGACGAGAAGACCGCCTCGACCGAGGAGATCAAGCCTATCTCCTCGCCCCACGAGGAGCCCCACGGGCTGCTGCCGGACCCGGGGCccggcctcccctcccccttcgaGGAGCCCAAGGGCCTCCCGGCCCCACCGGACGACTCCAAGACCCTCCGGGCCCTGAGGGAGATGGTGAGCACCCTGTCCGCGCAGTCCGGGGAGGAGGTGGGCAAGGGGGTCCCGGGCCTGCCCGACGGCAGCCAGTCCCTGGAGCTGCTGCGGGAGATGAACCAAGCGCTGCAGGCCCTGCGGGAGGAGAACCAGAGCCTGCAGGTCCTCCGCGACGAGAACCGGCTCCTGCAGGAGGAGAACCGGGCCCTGCACGCGCTGCgcgaggagcacaggctcttccAGGAGGAGAACAAGGCGCTGTGGGAGAACAACAAGCTGAAGCTGCAGCAGAAGCTGGTCATCGACACGGTGACCGAGGTCACCGCCCGGATGGAGATGCTCATCGAGGAGCTGTACGCCTTCATGCCGGCCAAAAGCAAGGACCCCAAGAAGCCCAGCAGGGTCTGAGGCTCCCCCCCTCCCCAGGCGCACAGAGGCACCCGGCTGGGGCACCCCCACCACATAACGCCCACCTTCCCCATGGGCGCCTGGCCTGCCCCTACCAGCTGGTGCCCAGTGCAAGAGCAGAATGAGCAGCCTGGTCGATTCAGAGAAGTAATAAAGACCTGAGGAGGCTGGGGCCTGACCATCTGCATTCTTTTGCggtttttatggtttttttttttttttttccccttgttttgaGCACTTGCaggctccctggtagctcagctggtaaagaatctacctgcaatgcaggagaccctggtttgagccctcggtcaggaggatcccctggggaaggaaaagctatccacttcagtattcttgcctggagaatcccatagacagaggagcctggtgggctatagtccacggggtcacaaagagttggacctgactgagcacagcacagggtcACAGCAAAATGTACAGAGAATTCCCATACGTCCCCTCCTCCACACCCCCCACAGCCTCCCTGACTATCAACCTCCCCTCCGCTCCCCCAGAGGGTACTCTGGTTGCAACTGATGAACCTCCATTGACCCACACCTATCACCCAAAGCCATGGCTTACATTGGGGTTCACGCTGGGTGTcatacattctgtgggtttgggtAAAGTGTGTAATGACACGTATCTACCATGAAAACACAGAGCATAGTCACTGCCTTACAACGCCTTTGTGCTTTGCTCATTCATCTTTCCCTACCTctcacccctggcaaccactgatcttttttacGGTTCCccatggttttgccttttccagaatgtcatatagttgggaTCGTACAGTAGGCAGGCACTTCAGCAGCAGCGTTTAAGGCTCCTccgtgtcttttcatggcttgagcGCTCATTTCTTTTAATGCTGGATGCTGTTCTGTTGTCTGAATGTACCGCagtgtgtttatccattcacccactgaaggacGGCTTGGCTAcctccaagttttggcagttatgaatctggtttctttttctttttttttctcctgtctcctccttcctcagcctcctttatcatctgtttttctcttttgtttcctccctttttccttctttgtttccctcctctttctcctgtCTGTCTTGCTCTCTCATCACCTAGCATTGATGAAGCCATAGAGTGGGGGATGGGCTGTGGGGCTCAAGGCCAGGACTTTTCAGCGGGGCTACTGGCAACAGTGGGCTGGATAACTCCTCGTCTTGGGCTGCCCTGTGTATTAAAGGGTATTTAGCAGCAGCCCTGGCCTcgacccactagatgccagtaataGCCACCTGACCCCCAGCTGAGACAACCATTTCCAGTCATTGTCAAATGTCCCCCAGGGGACAGAACCCCAGTCCTACCCCCAAGATTGCTCTAGGTTCCTCAGAGTATCTTCCTTGAAACAGCAGTTCTTGAAATGCTCTGAGAAATTGAAGGTTTCCATGAGAGGGGAGACAGTCCTCTTGGGCAGACTCATAGTCACACTCCAACTGAAAGGGTCTGAGAGGTCCTGCAATGAAAAAACCTGCTTATCTTCAGTGGACCCAGAACTGGCCAATTGTATCTGACATTgagatctctttttctgtgaccCTGCCGATCACCTAGTTTGGGAAGGGCTGCTCTGTGCTCACCTCCCTGCCGCCAGGTGCCCTCAGCTCACTTGCAGCCCCACCTCCTAGCTGGATGTAAGGCGAGGGGTCTGGTTAACAGGCTGCCTGGAGGGAGGCGCAGAGACTTAAGTTCAGCGTCCTGGACTCTGACTCCCATTGTGAAATTGGACATCCTTTAGAACCAAGAGCTGAAAGGTGCCCTCCGGGGGACTACAGGGAAAGCCAGAAAGAGGTTCCCAAACTCTTTTGTATAGTAGTCTCACCTGGGGGCgttctttgaaaaaatactgATGCCTCGACACCACCTGCAGATGTTCTGTCTTAATTGGTCTTGGGTAGGCCTGGACATTGTGAGGATCAAAGCTCTCCAGGTGAATCCAGTGTGCAGCGCGCTTGAGGAATCACTGTGGTAAGGTGAGCAAAGCTGCCTGATTCTCCGTAGAATGCCCATTTCCTGGTCATGGGTGTAGGTGAGCAGGCTTATGTGACGGAGAGGAGTTTACCCACTCTGCTGATAGAAAACCAGCAACCGTCGTGAGTTGAGACTGCAGCGTCCTCAATCCTGATCTGTTGTTCACACTGGCTCAATTTCTGAGCTTTGAGCAGATTCCAGAAGGTGAGCTGGAGGTGGCAGCCAATTCCCGCAGAGCTCCTCGCCCATCACTTTTCACTTGCTGTGACCCCTGTATCCTCAGCGGTACCTGTAAGGTAGGTATCGTGGTCCATatgcaggttggaaaagaatttccagacatgaggcagaaCGGGAGGAAAATGCAATTTAATTGAGTGGGAGACACTGAACAGCAGGCCGGCTCAAGGGAGAGCTGAACCCTTtggcaagctgctgctgctgctaagtcgcttcagtcatgtctgattgtgcgaccccatagatggcagcccactaggctcctctgtccctgggattctccaggcaagaatactggagtgggttgccatttccttctccaatgctagtacccaatttttatagcctcaagacagggAAATTCCTACTGGAATGGTGGCATTGGTTAGGATGCTATGGCATGGATAATAGGATGGATATTTCTTTTACCTAATATGGGATCCGGGAACTGGCCAGTTTAGGTCTGGAGGCTCAGGGCAACAGTTGCTATGGGGCTTGGTCAGTTTCAGAGATTTTtgtcctgtgaccttggtatgctgctgctgctgctgctaagtcacttcagtcgtgtccgactctgtgcaaccccatagacggcagcccaccaggctcccccgtccctgggattctccaggcaagaacactggagtgggttgccatttccttctccaatgcatcaaagggaaaagtgaaagtgaagtcgctcagtcgtctccgactcttagcgaccccctggactgcagcccaccaggctcctctgtccatgggattttccaggcaagagcgctggagtgggtgccactgccttctccggtgaCCTTGGTATAGGGCTCCACAATAGGCATTTATCCTTCCTCCTGCAgctctgaaactaacacactatgTGATTTGCTGGAGTTTAGTCAAGAAGAGCCAAACTAGGACTTCAACACAGACCTAAAGACAGTGGATCTCAAACTCCTGTTAGATCACATTGCTAAGTAAACCTGGTCTccaaaaatgaagtttaaaaatggTTTGGGTGCCTGTTTTCCAGATTTAGGGATTTGAGTCTTATCCAAAATAGCTTTATCAGAAATTCCAAATGAGGGAGAACAGAGTATTTTCTCTCTCCAGGTGGTGATAATATGTCCAACCCCTACACAAGGGTGGAAGGTGACTGACGGGCACTCAGAGGCTGAGTCAGTCATTCCCCTCTTGTCACCAAAATCTGATAAACAGGAAGTTGTTGCTGATgggcctctgggcctttgcaatTTTTTCCTCCTGAATTTGGTAAATGGATCATGCTGGGCATCATAAAATACTGGACTTTAAGTCAGTGTTCTAACTCCAgggcatagggcttttttcattcttgtttttcGATGAAACCAAATTGATTTCTGCGATTCTAGACAACTGGATGACAGGCTCTCACCATGTTTGTGTTATGAACATTTAACCTGGATTAAGCTACCTAACGGCAGTCAGTAGGTAGCAAGCTGAGGGAGCTCAGAGGACGTAATACTATTTAACACTGTCAACTTTCTCTGTCATGCAGAATCTAAATGGGTGAAAAATTAGCAAGACAAaccataaaatatcatttttatggAGTGGGGGAGATTTACTTCAAAACGATGTTTCATTGTATAGCACAATCTGTCACAGATTAACTAACATTCAGTGGCTGCTAAGCTCTTGGAGAACAGAGTGAAATTTCATTCTTCATGGAGAGCTTCCTCTAAGCATCTCTGCTCCTTTTTCAGCTCTTCCTGTATCTGCCTTCTGGTCCAACTCGAAGCCCTTTCTCAAATAGCCAAGGCTGGTTTCTCTTTGCAGATCAAGTCTTGGTTTCAaccctccctgggggctcaggtagtaaagcatctgtctataattcaggagacgcaggttcgattcctgggttggaaagattcccctggagaaggaaatggcaacccactccagtatgtttgcctggaaaatcccatgatggaggagcctggtgggctacagtccatggggtcgcacagagtcgggcacgactgagcgacttcactttcacttttcgggCTTGCCTTTAGAGAGCTAAGCATTCCAGCTTTCCTTGCATCTCCCGTGTGGCCGCTGGCTTGGCTGGCTGGTACCCTTGGTGCCTGGAATCAACTAGAATGCTCCTATAGAATTGCCTGAGTTCTGGCCATCAGCCTATTTCGTGCTTGTTAGTTGAAAGGCAGGTCAAACAGGGGACACTCATAACCTAAAACTACTAATTTAGTGGAAACTAAAGAATcagagtgactttttttttttttttcccagtaggaAAATCTGTATGTAAGCATGAGTTTTGCAGTGTTGATAGTAGGAATCAGAGTCAGCAATTCTGGAGAAAATCTGGTAGCCCTTTGTATGTGTAGATTCGGTTCTTGAACACGTCCCCTTTCTAAGGGCTTTTCCTAAAATGACATGACCTCTACCTGCCTGTCAGGAATGCTTGCAGGGGGTAGGTCGGAAAGTATGGGAAGCCCTGGGAGCTGGGTGCATTGGGACACGGTGTCGGATGGAGGAAGTGGAGGCCCTTACTAATAGCCATCCATGTATCGTCCTCTTAGTTGAATTTCTGGTTCCTCAGATGGGAAATGGCTTCTACTGAGAAACCAGTCAGTTTCACAATATGCTAGATATGCCAAGAGCAGCTGCTGGAAACTGCACTTTCTGGTCATAATTTTGAGCCCCTGAGATGTTTGCAGCAGACAGAATGTGTGTGCTTGGAGTTGCCCACCGCcctcctcattttttttaaaatttatttttatttattttttggccatgccgcctgtgggatctcagttccctgaccaggaattggaCCCACTCccccactagggaagtcccctgcccTCATCATTCACGTGCAAGTCTCCTCCAGCTTGACCTCTTATCAGTGTCTCTGCGTAAACAGTTCTTTCCAGATTCCTTACCCTCTTTGTTCACTCAAACAATGGCCTTTGTAACCGAGAACAAAGTTAGGAGCAGGTGACAGATTATTTTTGATGCTGTCAAGACAAGTGGCTGTTTAATTCTGACATTTTCTCTCTCTAAGCGCGTCTTTATTCTTTACAAATGGGGTGATTCAGAGTGCTCCATCAGAAGTCCATGCACCATAGAAACACTGAGTCCTAGTCTCTTTTCAGAAATTGGTCAGTTGTCActcaaggacggaggagcctggtgcgctgcagttctaagagttggacacgacggagcgacttcacttttcagtttcatgtattggagaaggaaatggccacccactccagtgttcttgcctggagaatcccagggacggcggagcctggtgggctgcacagtccagtctatggggtcgcacagagtcggacacaactgaagcgacttagcagcagcagcagcagcactcaagGACGCTATAAGGGGAATAGAACTTCCTGATTGCCAGCCCCTTTTCGTGGACCTGTGGTTGGGTCGTCCTCACTTTCCCCCTTTCCGTCACTCATTCAGCTAGTCACCAGGCCCTATGGGTATTCTCTCCTATATAGCCCTTGAATCCTGCTTCTCGCTGTTTCCATGGGTGTAATCTCAGTCCTGGCCACGTCACCCCCTGGGTGACTGCTCCAACTCTGAATTTATCTCTCTGTTGCTGAGGCTACTTTCAGTCCGTTCTTCCTGTTGCAACCAGACTGATTTTCTCATATATGGGAATGctgtttccttatttaaaattcaTCGCTGGCTTCCCACAGTCTTTAGGACACAATAAAACTTCACTATGGGTCTCTGGCTTTAGTGTGGAAGTGAGTTTATATTCTTCTGAATATTCTGACTTCAGTTAACATGTCATTGCTTCTCAGG
Encoded here:
- the CBY2 gene encoding protein chibby homolog 2 isoform X1 produces the protein MSPLECSECFGDQLLHRTYTWHLTLHSRPNFTRKRDTRSESLEIPINVVLPQRGTAEPFLRLHNLYPTPRCARQAALPRLSRRVVSQHSYPLNRFSSVPLDPMERPTSQADLELDYNPPRVQLSDEMFVFQDGRWVSENCRLQSPYFSPSSSFHHKLHHKRLAKECLLQENKTLREENRALRDENRMLRKENKILQVFWEEHQAALGRDDSRASSPLLHKDNAASVEAMKKEPALQAHRGRENNTLQLLREENRALQQLLEQRKAYWAQPDEKTASTEEIKPISSPHEEPHGLLPDPGPGLPSPFEEPKGLPAPPDDSKTLRALREMVSTLSAQSGEEVGKGVPGLPDGSQSLELLREMNQALQALREENQSLQVLRDENRLLQEENRALHALREEHRLFQEENKALWENNKLKLQQKLVIDTVTEVTARMEMLIEELYAFMPAKSKDPKKPSRV
- the CBY2 gene encoding protein chibby homolog 2 isoform X2; amino-acid sequence: MSPLECSECFGDQLLHRTYTWHLTLRGTAEPFLRLHNLYPTPRCARQAALPRLSRRVVSQHSYPLNRFSSVPLDPMERPTSQADLELDYNPPRVQLSDEMFVFQDGRWVSENCRLQSPYFSPSSSFHHKLHHKRLAKECLLQENKTLREENRALRDENRMLRKENKILQVFWEEHQAALGRDDSRASSPLLHKDNAASVEAMKKEPALQAHRGRENNTLQLLREENRALQQLLEQRKAYWAQPDEKTASTEEIKPISSPHEEPHGLLPDPGPGLPSPFEEPKGLPAPPDDSKTLRALREMVSTLSAQSGEEVGKGVPGLPDGSQSLELLREMNQALQALREENQSLQVLRDENRLLQEENRALHALREEHRLFQEENKALWENNKLKLQQKLVIDTVTEVTARMEMLIEELYAFMPAKSKDPKKPSRV
- the CBY2 gene encoding protein chibby homolog 2 isoform X3, giving the protein MAVQPEGLKCRVEESNAERGTAEPFLRLHNLYPTPRCARQAALPRLSRRVVSQHSYPLNRFSSVPLDPMERPTSQADLELDYNPPRVQLSDEMFVFQDGRWVSENCRLQSPYFSPSSSFHHKLHHKRLAKECLLQENKTLREENRALRDENRMLRKENKILQVFWEEHQAALGRDDSRASSPLLHKDNAASVEAMKKEPALQAHRGRENNTLQLLREENRALQQLLEQRKAYWAQPDEKTASTEEIKPISSPHEEPHGLLPDPGPGLPSPFEEPKGLPAPPDDSKTLRALREMVSTLSAQSGEEVGKGVPGLPDGSQSLELLREMNQALQALREENQSLQVLRDENRLLQEENRALHALREEHRLFQEENKALWENNKLKLQQKLVIDTVTEVTARMEMLIEELYAFMPAKSKDPKKPSRV
- the CBY2 gene encoding protein chibby homolog 2 isoform X4, whose translation is MERPTSQADLELDYNPPRVQLSDEMFVFQDGRWVSENCRLQSPYFSPSSSFHHKLHHKRLAKECLLQENKTLREENRALRDENRMLRKENKILQVFWEEHQAALGRDDSRASSPLLHKDNAASVEAMKKEPALQAHRGRENNTLQLLREENRALQQLLEQRKAYWAQPDEKTASTEEIKPISSPHEEPHGLLPDPGPGLPSPFEEPKGLPAPPDDSKTLRALREMVSTLSAQSGEEVGKGVPGLPDGSQSLELLREMNQALQALREENQSLQVLRDENRLLQEENRALHALREEHRLFQEENKALWENNKLKLQQKLVIDTVTEVTARMEMLIEELYAFMPAKSKDPKKPSRV